One region of Salinibacterium sp. TMP30 genomic DNA includes:
- a CDS encoding PLDc N-terminal domain-containing protein: MSDFSILWGIIPILAVVAYLALIVVALMQVFNSTMPTNTKLLWLIVILIAPFIGSLIWFAVGRNSAVL, encoded by the coding sequence ATGTCTGACTTCTCCATCCTCTGGGGGATCATCCCGATCCTCGCGGTCGTTGCCTATCTCGCGCTGATCGTCGTTGCCCTCATGCAGGTCTTCAATTCCACGATGCCGACCAACACCAAGCTGCTCTGGCTGATCGTTATTCTGATCGCACCATTCATCGGCTCGCTCATCTGGTTCGCTGTGGGTCGCAACAGCGCTGTGCTCTAG
- a CDS encoding cysteine hydrolase family protein, whose amino-acid sequence MTTALIVVDVQRGFDNADYWGQRNNPECDSNIGMLIGHWRREGWPIVYVRHDSADVASPLHPSSPGNEFKELLSGTPELLVVKTVNSSFHGSPDLDAWLRASGITSIAICGITTNHCCETTARVGGNLGYDVTFVLDATHTFDRIGPYGEEVAADELSTITGVNLHEEFAQIVSTRDLLGAAPEGSDV is encoded by the coding sequence ATGACGACAGCATTGATCGTGGTGGATGTTCAACGAGGCTTCGACAACGCCGATTATTGGGGCCAGCGAAACAACCCTGAGTGCGACTCCAACATCGGTATGCTGATCGGCCACTGGCGTCGCGAGGGCTGGCCGATCGTCTACGTTCGCCACGATTCCGCCGATGTGGCTTCGCCGTTACATCCGAGTTCTCCCGGAAATGAGTTCAAGGAGCTGCTGTCTGGCACGCCCGAACTTCTGGTAGTGAAGACGGTGAACTCCAGCTTTCATGGCAGCCCCGACCTCGATGCATGGCTGCGAGCATCCGGAATCACCTCAATCGCAATCTGCGGAATCACCACAAACCACTGCTGCGAAACCACGGCGCGGGTGGGCGGCAATCTTGGTTATGACGTGACGTTTGTGTTGGATGCCACCCACACCTTCGACCGTATCGGCCCGTATGGCGAAGAGGTGGCGGCCGACGAACTCTCGACAATCACGGGCGTGAATCTGCACGAGGAGTTTGCGCAGATCGTGTCGACCCGTGACCTGTTGGGCGCTGCCCCCGAAGGATCCGACGTCTAG
- a CDS encoding VIT1/CCC1 family protein has product MSSTPDSRQPSQRDVRRWRRYLAAERAEAAVYRDLASRRTGEEREILLALATAEKRHEDHWLRLLGDRAGRQLPTDPRTRLLGFLARRFGSVFVLALAQRAESRSPYVDDADATDTMAADEAVHEEVVRALATRGRQRLSGTFRAAVFGANDGLVSNLALVLGMSAAGLPTAVVLLTGLAGLLAGALSMAAGEYVSVRSQLELENAAVHGPIATDSVTHLDVDENELALVYRARGMGENEAELHAAEVLAGRNAQSESATLVHNPIGSALGAAISSFAFFASGAVIPVLPYLFGAEGLTAVFIAAGLVGVALLITGAIVGLLSGASPLKRALRQLAIGYGAAAATYLLGLLFGVSVG; this is encoded by the coding sequence ATGAGTTCCACTCCTGACAGCAGACAACCCAGCCAGCGCGATGTGCGCCGGTGGCGACGCTATCTTGCCGCCGAGCGTGCCGAAGCCGCCGTCTATCGTGATCTGGCATCCCGTCGCACGGGGGAAGAACGTGAAATCCTCCTCGCGCTTGCGACCGCAGAAAAGCGCCACGAAGATCACTGGTTGAGGCTGCTGGGAGATCGCGCAGGTCGACAGCTGCCCACTGACCCGCGCACGCGCCTGCTGGGGTTCTTGGCACGCCGCTTTGGTTCCGTCTTTGTGCTTGCCCTAGCGCAGCGCGCCGAATCCCGGTCACCGTATGTGGATGACGCGGACGCGACCGACACGATGGCCGCCGACGAGGCTGTGCATGAGGAAGTTGTTCGGGCGCTTGCCACTCGGGGGCGCCAACGGCTCTCGGGCACCTTTCGCGCCGCAGTGTTTGGAGCCAACGACGGGCTCGTCTCCAACCTCGCCCTCGTGCTGGGCATGAGCGCGGCCGGCCTACCCACTGCGGTAGTGCTGCTCACCGGTCTTGCTGGGCTGCTCGCGGGCGCACTCTCGATGGCGGCAGGCGAATACGTCTCGGTGCGATCTCAGCTCGAACTGGAGAATGCCGCTGTTCACGGGCCCATCGCCACAGACTCAGTCACACATCTCGATGTTGACGAAAACGAACTGGCTCTCGTGTACCGCGCTCGCGGAATGGGCGAAAACGAAGCTGAGCTGCATGCCGCAGAAGTGTTGGCGGGCAGGAACGCTCAATCGGAGTCGGCAACGCTCGTGCACAATCCGATTGGTTCGGCGCTGGGCGCCGCCATCTCAAGTTTTGCGTTCTTTGCTTCTGGTGCGGTGATCCCTGTGCTGCCGTACCTCTTCGGTGCTGAAGGTTTGACGGCGGTGTTTATCGCCGCCGGGCTCGTCGGTGTGGCACTGCTTATTACCGGCGCGATCGTCGGACTGCTCTCGGGCGCATCGCCGCTGAAGCGGGCACTTCGTCAACTGGCCATTGGCTACGGTGCCGCTGCGGCCACCTACCTCCTGGGGTTACTATTCGGGGTAAGTGTCGGCTAG
- a CDS encoding aldose 1-epimerase family protein, producing MSVPTGTQYIITRATDQGEARATVTELAASLREFSIGDVELVESYAETAMPPFADGIVLVPWPNRVDGGQWTLNGEVQQLDITEGDRNNAIHGLLRNTGYSLIERTPQSVTLGATVFPQHGYPFHVHTTVRYQLVESGLRVTHTATNLSDAAAPYALGTHPFVKVGDTPIAELTLTMTAATRFESNERLIPTGEVAVAGTDFDLSGGRPVGELDLDTAFGGVEVVNGVAARLTAPDGRELRLTVDENFDFVQVFTPRNFPTLSGVGQAIAIEPMTGAPNAFNTGRGLLWLEPGAEFSASWGLEFSA from the coding sequence GTGAGCGTACCTACCGGAACCCAGTACATCATTACTCGTGCCACCGATCAGGGCGAGGCGCGAGCAACCGTTACGGAACTCGCGGCGTCGCTGCGGGAGTTCAGCATTGGCGATGTTGAGCTGGTGGAATCGTACGCCGAAACCGCGATGCCTCCCTTCGCTGACGGCATCGTTTTGGTTCCGTGGCCCAACCGTGTTGATGGCGGGCAATGGACCCTCAATGGCGAGGTTCAGCAGCTCGATATCACTGAGGGCGACCGCAATAACGCCATCCATGGTTTGCTGCGCAACACCGGCTACTCGCTCATCGAGCGCACCCCGCAGTCGGTGACGTTGGGTGCCACGGTGTTCCCGCAGCATGGCTACCCCTTCCACGTGCACACAACGGTGCGTTACCAACTTGTGGAGAGTGGTTTGCGGGTCACCCATACCGCAACGAACCTTTCGGATGCCGCAGCCCCCTATGCGCTCGGAACCCACCCCTTTGTGAAGGTTGGCGACACGCCCATCGCGGAGCTCACGCTCACAATGACCGCCGCCACCCGCTTCGAGTCGAATGAGCGCCTCATCCCCACCGGTGAGGTTGCGGTTGCGGGCACCGATTTCGACCTCAGCGGTGGGCGCCCGGTCGGTGAGCTCGATCTCGATACCGCCTTTGGGGGTGTTGAGGTAGTGAACGGTGTTGCCGCTCGCCTCACCGCGCCCGACGGTCGCGAGCTTCGACTGACGGTTGATGAGAATTTCGACTTTGTTCAGGTTTTCACCCCCCGCAACTTTCCGACTCTTTCCGGCGTCGGGCAGGCAATTGCCATTGAACCGATGACGGGCGCACCAAACGCCTTCAACACGGGTCGTGGACTGCTGTGGCTCGAGCCGGGCGCAGAGTTCTCCGCGAGTTGGGGACTCGAGTTCTCCGCATGA
- a CDS encoding galactokinase family protein has translation MSDIRDDVLVDFEAVFGHPAAGVWSAPGRLTLLGTPDSPDTDAELAIAINRRTVLAASTRSDRTVRIASALADELVTVELDELATNESAGWSRIALAIVQEVMAASANPHELSGVEVFIDTTIPVGAGLGSSSALEAALALALTDLWSLGEHVAQLSHHPDVAACVFALDDHALVRLEGETRPELLPLDWQTAGLELLVIDTDAPTADTLESAIADDEVRRTLHTITENQRVRDAALAIRDETPRLLGALLDASHASLRDDYGISTIEIDLAVETAVAAGALGARMLGRPFSGVAVALVDTDTASRVRVALDGAFAEHAMGQPTVEAISPSQGAVRDR, from the coding sequence ATGTCAGATATTCGCGATGACGTACTTGTCGACTTCGAGGCCGTCTTCGGTCACCCCGCGGCTGGCGTGTGGTCGGCCCCAGGGCGACTCACCCTGCTGGGCACGCCCGACAGCCCCGACACGGATGCCGAACTTGCGATCGCCATAAACCGCCGCACCGTGTTGGCGGCGTCGACCCGCAGTGACCGCACTGTGCGCATCGCGAGTGCCCTCGCTGATGAACTCGTCACGGTTGAGCTCGATGAGCTGGCCACCAACGAGAGTGCAGGGTGGAGCCGGATCGCACTGGCTATCGTGCAGGAGGTGATGGCCGCATCCGCCAACCCACACGAGCTCAGCGGTGTTGAGGTGTTTATCGATACGACGATTCCGGTGGGTGCTGGTCTTGGTTCATCGTCGGCTCTTGAGGCCGCGCTCGCCCTAGCGTTGACCGATCTGTGGAGCCTGGGCGAACACGTTGCCCAGCTCTCCCACCATCCCGATGTTGCGGCGTGCGTGTTTGCTCTCGACGACCACGCCCTCGTGCGTCTTGAGGGCGAGACCCGCCCCGAGTTGCTGCCTCTGGACTGGCAGACCGCCGGGCTCGAACTGCTCGTGATCGACACCGATGCACCAACAGCTGACACCCTCGAATCGGCGATTGCCGACGACGAAGTGCGCCGCACCCTGCACACCATCACCGAAAATCAGCGCGTGCGCGACGCAGCGCTCGCCATTCGCGACGAAACACCCCGCCTGCTTGGCGCACTGCTCGATGCCTCGCACGCGAGCCTGCGTGACGACTACGGAATCTCCACCATCGAGATCGACCTTGCCGTCGAAACTGCTGTTGCCGCCGGTGCTTTAGGGGCGCGGATGCTCGGCCGCCCCTTCAGCGGAGTAGCCGTCGCCCTCGTCGACACCGATACCGCATCTCGGGTGCGGGTTGCGCTCGATGGCGCCTTCGCCGAGCACGCGATGGGGCAACCCACCGTGGAGGCAATCTCGCCGTCGCAGGGTGCCGTGCGCGACCGGTAG
- a CDS encoding bifunctional methylenetetrahydrofolate dehydrogenase/methenyltetrahydrofolate cyclohydrolase, producing MTAVKLDGVATATAIKNELRVRVDALKARGITPGLGTLLVGDDPGSRSYVAGKHRDCAEVGIESIRVDLPATASADEVRDAIVALNENPDVTGYIIQLPLPAGLDENAMLELMDPAKDADGLHPTNLGRLVLGIGTTLDSPLPCTPAGIVEMLERYDVPIAGKHVVVVGRGLTVGRPLGLVLTRKGLDATVTLTHSRTTQLETHVRHADIVVAAVGSAGLIRPEWIKPGAAVLDVGITRVIDEATGKGRLVGDVDPGVADVAGYLSPMPGGVGPMTRAMLVKNVVDAAERLAE from the coding sequence ATGACCGCAGTGAAACTTGACGGTGTTGCCACGGCAACCGCAATAAAGAACGAACTGCGTGTTCGCGTCGACGCCCTCAAAGCCCGCGGAATCACCCCTGGCCTCGGCACCCTGCTCGTCGGCGACGACCCAGGTTCCCGTTCCTACGTTGCTGGCAAGCACCGCGACTGTGCCGAAGTGGGCATCGAATCAATTCGCGTCGATCTGCCGGCCACAGCATCCGCTGACGAAGTTCGGGATGCCATTGTTGCGTTAAACGAGAACCCTGACGTCACGGGGTACATCATTCAGCTGCCGCTGCCGGCCGGTCTCGACGAGAACGCGATGCTCGAACTTATGGATCCCGCCAAGGACGCGGATGGTCTGCACCCCACCAACCTTGGCCGACTCGTGCTCGGTATTGGCACCACGCTTGATTCGCCGTTGCCGTGCACTCCGGCTGGCATTGTCGAGATGCTTGAGCGCTATGACGTGCCGATCGCCGGCAAGCATGTTGTCGTTGTCGGTCGCGGCCTCACCGTCGGGCGCCCCCTCGGGCTAGTGCTCACCCGCAAAGGTCTGGATGCCACGGTCACTCTCACGCATTCCCGCACCACCCAGTTGGAGACCCACGTTCGCCACGCAGACATCGTGGTTGCCGCTGTCGGATCGGCGGGGCTTATCCGCCCCGAGTGGATCAAGCCCGGGGCTGCCGTGCTCGATGTGGGAATCACCCGCGTTATCGATGAAGCGACAGGGAAGGGGCGGCTCGTCGGAGACGTTGACCCCGGCGTTGCCGACGTCGCAGGATACCTCTCTCCGATGCCCGGTGGCGTTGGCCCCATGACTCGCGCGATGCTCGTCAAGAACGTCGTTGACGCGGCCGAACGGCTCGCAGAGTGA
- the glyA gene encoding serine hydroxymethyltransferase has protein sequence MSTFLSPLSEVDPEIAAVLAQELGRQRNTLEMIASENFVPRAVLEAQGSVLTNKYAEGYPGRRYYGGCEFVDIAERLAIERAKSLFGAAYANVQPHSGASANAAVMSAIAQPGDRILGLSLDHGGHLTHGMRLNFSGKLYEAHAYGVNEETGLLEMETVRAKAIEVQPKVLIAGWSAYSRQLDFAAFRAIADEVGAVLWVDMAHIAGLVAAGLHPSPVPYADVVSSTVHKTIGGPRSGFILTNNVDIAKKINSNVFPGQQGGPLMHVIAAKATAFMLAASDEFKDRQQRTVRGAQILAERLIQDDMTDLGVDVLTGGTDVHLVLVDLRKSELNGQEAEDLLHSVDITVNRNAVPADPRPPMVTSGLRIGTPALATRGFDDAEFTEVADIIAETLKPGADISALQARARALADAFPLYEGLESPGTWS, from the coding sequence GTGTCAACCTTCCTTTCGCCTCTGTCTGAGGTAGACCCCGAGATCGCTGCGGTGCTCGCTCAAGAGCTCGGTCGCCAGCGCAACACCCTCGAGATGATTGCGAGCGAGAACTTTGTTCCTCGTGCGGTACTCGAAGCACAGGGCTCGGTTCTCACCAATAAGTACGCAGAGGGTTACCCGGGGCGTCGTTACTATGGCGGCTGCGAATTTGTGGATATCGCAGAGCGTCTCGCAATTGAGCGCGCCAAAAGCCTCTTCGGCGCCGCCTACGCCAATGTTCAGCCACACTCGGGGGCATCGGCCAACGCCGCCGTGATGTCGGCTATTGCGCAGCCTGGTGATCGCATCCTCGGCCTCTCGCTTGATCACGGCGGGCACCTCACGCACGGCATGCGCCTCAACTTTTCGGGCAAGCTCTACGAAGCCCATGCCTACGGTGTAAACGAGGAGACCGGGCTTCTCGAGATGGAAACCGTGCGCGCCAAAGCCATCGAAGTGCAGCCCAAGGTTCTCATTGCAGGATGGTCGGCATATTCGCGTCAACTCGACTTCGCTGCGTTCCGGGCGATTGCCGATGAGGTCGGCGCCGTCCTGTGGGTAGACATGGCACACATCGCAGGCCTCGTTGCTGCCGGACTGCACCCTTCGCCGGTGCCCTACGCCGATGTGGTGTCGTCGACCGTGCACAAGACGATCGGTGGTCCGCGTTCGGGCTTCATCCTCACCAACAACGTTGATATCGCAAAGAAGATCAACTCGAATGTGTTCCCCGGCCAGCAGGGTGGGCCGCTCATGCACGTGATTGCTGCCAAGGCGACCGCCTTCATGCTGGCGGCCTCCGATGAGTTCAAAGACCGTCAGCAGCGCACCGTTCGTGGCGCGCAGATTCTTGCTGAGCGACTCATTCAGGACGACATGACAGACCTCGGCGTCGATGTGCTCACGGGAGGCACCGACGTGCACCTGGTGCTCGTCGACCTGCGCAAGTCTGAACTGAACGGTCAAGAGGCCGAAGACCTGCTGCACTCTGTCGACATCACCGTCAACCGCAACGCGGTACCCGCCGACCCGCGTCCACCAATGGTGACCTCTGGTTTGCGCATCGGAACACCCGCGCTCGCCACCCGTGGATTCGATGACGCCGAGTTCACCGAAGTTGCCGACATCATTGCCGAAACCCTCAAGCCCGGCGCAGACATCAGCGCCCTGCAGGCTCGCGCCCGCGCGCTCGCCGATGCCTTCCCGCTCTACGAAGGGCTCGAAAGCCCCGGTACTTGGTCATAA
- the nagA gene encoding N-acetylglucosamine-6-phosphate deacetylase: MNDHVIHSAQLVTADEIIADGWVAWSGDTITATGVGDEWRAHATADSSITDAAGSYLTPGFIDIHSHGGNGASFDDGTDAINTALSVHRAHGTTRSVLSLVSSDHANLVQNLTVIAELAAADPLVLGSHLEGPFLDAAFKGAHSPDVLRNPTPGEIEELLAAAAGSLRQITLAPELDGALAAISQLTDAGVTVAVGHTSADYDQTLAAFDAGARLLTHAFNAMKGIHHRAPGPITAALSRESVNLEVINDGVHVHPNVVKMLFASALGRVALVTDAMAAACSSDGHYRLGSLDVTVTAGVARLSNSGAIAGSTLTMDAAVRRAITEVGLSVPQAVAAATVVPARAIGRAGDLGSLSAGFAADAVLLDADFRVQAVWAAGREVPRPDHPDA, translated from the coding sequence GTGAACGACCACGTCATCCATTCAGCGCAACTCGTCACGGCCGACGAGATCATTGCTGACGGATGGGTCGCGTGGAGCGGCGACACCATCACTGCCACTGGGGTCGGCGACGAGTGGCGAGCACACGCCACCGCCGACTCGAGCATCACGGATGCAGCAGGCAGCTACCTCACCCCTGGCTTTATCGACATCCACAGCCACGGCGGCAATGGTGCTTCGTTCGATGACGGCACAGACGCAATCAACACTGCGCTCTCAGTGCACCGCGCCCACGGCACCACCCGCTCGGTGCTCTCGCTGGTGAGCAGCGATCACGCCAATCTCGTGCAGAACCTCACTGTGATCGCGGAACTTGCCGCAGCAGATCCGCTCGTGCTGGGCAGCCACCTCGAAGGCCCCTTCCTCGACGCGGCATTCAAGGGTGCCCACAGCCCCGACGTGTTACGCAACCCGACGCCCGGCGAGATCGAGGAGCTTCTCGCCGCCGCTGCGGGCAGTCTGCGCCAGATCACTCTGGCTCCCGAACTCGATGGTGCGCTTGCCGCAATCAGCCAACTCACTGACGCCGGCGTCACCGTGGCTGTCGGGCACACTTCAGCTGACTACGATCAGACGCTCGCCGCGTTCGATGCCGGAGCACGACTGCTGACCCATGCCTTCAACGCCATGAAGGGCATCCACCACCGCGCTCCCGGGCCGATCACGGCGGCGCTCAGTCGCGAGTCGGTGAACCTCGAGGTCATCAATGACGGCGTGCACGTGCATCCGAATGTCGTGAAGATGTTGTTTGCGTCGGCTCTGGGCCGCGTCGCACTGGTGACCGACGCGATGGCCGCTGCCTGCTCGAGCGACGGGCACTATAGGCTCGGCTCCCTCGACGTCACGGTAACCGCTGGCGTTGCCCGACTGAGCAACAGCGGTGCCATTGCGGGGTCAACCCTGACGATGGATGCCGCGGTGCGCCGAGCCATCACCGAGGTCGGTCTGAGCGTGCCCCAGGCTGTTGCCGCGGCGACCGTTGTTCCTGCCCGCGCGATTGGGCGCGCAGGCGACCTGGGCTCTCTTTCTGCCGGATTTGCCGCCGACGCCGTGCTGCTCGACGCCGACTTTAGGGTGCAGGCGGTGTGGGCTGCAGGTCGCGAAGTGCCGCGGCCCGACCATCCCGACGCCTGA